The Sediminicola sp. YIK13 genomic sequence TAGAAACATTATCTGCTATTTTTGCATTGTATGCCTCTGTTAGGGTTTTGCGTATAAAGGCATGCATTTCCTGCGCCTGCTCAGGGGAAGCTGTTTCACCTGTTCCTATGGCCCACACAGGCTCATATGCCAATATGATCTTGGTCCATTCACTTGCAGGCAATCCAAATAATGCATTTTTTAATTGACTGGCCACCACCTTAAAATGATCTCCAGATTTACGGTCCTGCAACTCTTCCCCAAAGCAAAACATAATTCGCATGCCCTTTGCCAAGCCTGCAACTACTTTTTTGCGTAAGATTTCATCGTTTTCCCCAAAATAGGCCCTTCTTTCAGAATGCCCAATAATTACCGTGTCCACGCCTATATCTAATAGCATATCCGCAGATATTTCACCAGTAAATGCGCCGCTCTCTTCAAAATGCATATTTTGTGCGATAACCTCAATGGCAGATGATTCCAAATGCTCTACTGCGGAAGCTAAATTCACAAAAGTTGGAGCTACCATGACCTCGGCATTGGTATCAGGCAATTTTGCCGATAGTTCTGCTAGCAAAGCCTCCGTTTCTTTATGGTTTTTGTTCATCTTCCAATTTCCTGCAACTATTTTACTTCTCATCTTATCCTATTTTAACTATTCTTAATTGAAATTTAATACCTCTATATCCTTATAGTGCACTTTCTGTACTATGGTGCCCTTTTCTAAGACCAATATCGCTGGATTGGAACGTACAATGGTCTTTAAAGCTGTCTCATCCGTAAAATAAAAATCGAAATCTAATTGATATTCATCAATGATCATTTTGGTATATTGTTCGTTGGATGCGGACATCCCTATAACTTTGTATCCTTTGTCTCTTGCGAGATCAGTCACTTTTTTTATGTCCAAAAAGGCATTTAAGTTACTCTTTGCCAAATCATATGCTATGACCATTACCAATTTATCCTCGGACAACAAGGATGATGCCCTGTCCTCCCCATCTTTTTCTATGGTAAAATCATGAATAGGAGGCTCGTACCCTTTTTGTATCTCGGTGGTCTCAACATCTATAAACTCCCCATCTACTGTTGGATACCCTCCATTGGTCACTATTATTTTTTCTTCCCCGTTCACCATAAATCTCCATGCATAATCATATACTGCTTTGGGGGCATCCTCCGGTACTGACATGCCTTCCTCTATGTTCACGCCTATTTTATAAGGCCTAAAATCAACTGCAGGCAAATGGTTCAACACATAATTCGCGAACAAACCGCAAGCCACAACGGTCACCACTGTCACAAGTGCTTGCACCTTTTCCCCAAAAATGGCCTTTATGTGCTTGGTGCCAAAAAATAGGATGACGATAAGCACCAATAAAATAACATCCTTGGTAAAGGATTCCCAAGGGGTAAGCTTAACTGCATCTCCAAAGCAACCACAATCTGTCACCTTATTAAAATAGGCAGAATAGAAGGTAAGGAACGTAAAAAATACAATCATGAGCAAAAGGCTCCAAACCGTAAATTTCACTTTAAATCCCACCAAGAGCATAACCCCCAGTAGCACTTCCAATATAACCACAAAGAGGGATATGGCCAATGCATAAGGCATTAAAAAAGGTAGATCTAGTACTCCTTGACTAAAATATTCCTCCAACTTAAATGAAAAACCTACAGGGTCGTTCAATTTTATAAGTCCACTTATAATAAATAATACACCAACAAAAATTCGACTAAACCCTACTAAATATTTCATATAATTAAAAGAAGCTGATTTTATATATTCTTGGATGCCAACAGTATCATGGCAAAAATGGAGTAATTGATAATATCTTGATAATTAGCACCTATACCCTCGCTGACCAATGTTTTACCTTTATTGTCCTCTATTTGTTTTACCCGCAATAGTTTTTGGAGAATTAGATCGGTAAGGGAACTAACCCTCATTTCTCGCCATGCCTCACCGTAGTCATGGTTTTT encodes the following:
- the tpiA gene encoding triose-phosphate isomerase, encoding MRSKIVAGNWKMNKNHKETEALLAELSAKLPDTNAEVMVAPTFVNLASAVEHLESSAIEVIAQNMHFEESGAFTGEISADMLLDIGVDTVIIGHSERRAYFGENDEILRKKVVAGLAKGMRIMFCFGEELQDRKSGDHFKVVASQLKNALFGLPASEWTKIILAYEPVWAIGTGETASPEQAQEMHAFIRKTLTEAYNAKIADNVSILYGGSVKPGNAVEIFSKPDVDGGLIGGAALVADDFIAIIKAI
- a CDS encoding BT_3928 family protein — translated: MKYLVGFSRIFVGVLFIISGLIKLNDPVGFSFKLEEYFSQGVLDLPFLMPYALAISLFVVILEVLLGVMLLVGFKVKFTVWSLLLMIVFFTFLTFYSAYFNKVTDCGCFGDAVKLTPWESFTKDVILLVLIVILFFGTKHIKAIFGEKVQALVTVVTVVACGLFANYVLNHLPAVDFRPYKIGVNIEEGMSVPEDAPKAVYDYAWRFMVNGEEKIIVTNGGYPTVDGEFIDVETTEIQKGYEPPIHDFTIEKDGEDRASSLLSEDKLVMVIAYDLAKSNLNAFLDIKKVTDLARDKGYKVIGMSASNEQYTKMIIDEYQLDFDFYFTDETALKTIVRSNPAILVLEKGTIVQKVHYKDIEVLNFN